From one Anopheles cruzii chromosome 3, idAnoCruzAS_RS32_06, whole genome shotgun sequence genomic stretch:
- the LOC128271594 gene encoding alpha-tocopherol transfer protein-like, with protein MTTLSHPFKDSPEPLEVPKQYAADVDAFYDWAKAQPRFPGFSKNHAHLFLHACLWDVDDAKKAMQKYAQIHANSPEIFDNRDIMGAGVQMTLNATHMVALPRPTPEGYRLLYYRLSDTDPSKMNFAEAVKSFCMFNDAQISMDGIVEGYIVIFDMKGVRLGHLARVQFGPLRVFMSYIQDAHPVRLKKIYIVHTASFINQVMALVKPLIRSELLGLLQFTASGPEEIVGVDYLPKDFGGPYEEVATMHADQKRRLETEYRDWLTDSSALKEAPKQKNGGGPASSNAAIKPPVKAFRGLEID; from the exons ATGACCACTTTGTCACATCCGTTCAAAGACAGCCCGGAGCCGCTGGAAGTGCCCAAGCAGTACGCCGCCGACGTGGACGCATTCTACGACTG GGCAAAGGCCCAGCCACGGTTTCCCGGTTTCTCCAAGAACCATGCCCACCTCTTTCTGCACGCGTGCCTCTGGGACGTGGACGACGCCAAGAAGGCGATGCAGAAGTATGCCCAGATCCACGCCAACTCGCCCGAAATATTCGACAACCGGGACATCATGGGGGCCGGAGTGCAGATGACGCTGAACGCCAC TCACATGGTTGCGCTGCCGCGGCCAACACCGGAAGGCTACCGGCTGCTGTACTACCGGCTGTCCGACACCGACCCGTCCAAGATGAACTTTGCCGAGGCCGTCAAATCGTTCTGCATGTTCAACGACGCGCAGATCAGCATGGACGGCATCGTCGAGGGCTACATCGTCATCTTCGACATGAAGGGCGTCCGGCTGGGGCACCTGGCGCGCGTCCAGTTCGGGCCGCTGCGAGTCTTCATGAGCTACATCCAGGACGCGCACCCGGTGCGCCTGAAGAAGATCTACATCGTGCACACCGCGTCCTTCATCAATCAGGTGATGGCCCTGGTGAAGCCACTGATCCGGTCGGagctgctggggctgctgcaGTTCACGGCGTCCGGCCCGGAGGAGATCGTCGGGGTTGACTACCTGCCGAAG GACTTCGGCGGACCGTACGAGGAGGTGGCCACGATGCACGCGGACCAGAAGCGGCGTCTGGAGACGGAGTATCGCGACTGGCTGACGGATTCGAGCGCCCTCAAGGAGGCGCCCAAGCAGAAGAACGGTGGTGGGCCGGCCAGCTCGAACGCCGCCATCAAGCCACCGGTGAAAGCGTTCCGGGGACTGGAGATTGATTAG